A single Struthio camelus isolate bStrCam1 chromosome 8, bStrCam1.hap1, whole genome shotgun sequence DNA region contains:
- the BRDT gene encoding bromodomain testis-specific protein, producing the protein MPPEERIVILNKGKRKGKKAEETQQPNPATSATTQNTIQKQAESSEQPPVMTQELQQVTPAPSSTAPLTALMPAAVPITKAKKGVKRKADTTTPTTSIFRASSESSATFNERKTVKTCRGEKECMIPNKLLKRDLPDSQQSPKILKKVQLSEQLKHCNEILKEMFSKKHAAYAWPFLKPVDVASLSLGENQGTTKCPIDLGTIKKKMDNSEYKDTQEFATDVRLMFMSCYKHNSPDHEVVVMARKLQDVFEMHFAKIPDEPLSQPTREMTKAYSSESSSDDSSEEKTSEDSENERTMRLAKLQEQLKAVHQQLRALTRTSLPRLKKKKGKAKREKRRDKEKAKIKSLIQKKKNLKHKKKSKKKLSLNIQSKKTMQHVLLAHKSEDEDGAKPMNYDEKRQLSLDINKLPGDKLGKVVHIIQSREPSLRNSNPDEIEIDFETLKASTLRELEKYVAASLRKRPRKQRAKKPTKSKEQLNFEKKQELEKRLLDVNGQLNPKKQNFKFENDTEPSTGPSRLSDSSNSSSSSDSGSSTSSASSSSDSSDSESVTETRSKQKGTRQNCPISMEQAKRIPLSLQRMYCNAVPQAQPSSSLTSSLQNQGSSEIQQPSPNVLQRFRPLQSRSLKSSEQNTQSPAGIITAVSALHDAPAQQMLQSTPRTNKPLVTPCTHAVPEVSDTTSQVVTTRWTKQVEKTLINPDKSSKLQNTASEKAADSKSISQEQSHSDSPNDGKNTPEPKSQVLPQKDTGVKNIDSWVSLCKKMMLPAPIKTSAQSFKQFRKAALEKRSEQAQELTRPLVQAERELQNLPQGRERGHEGAGLEAMAVKAFEAQKEECKSKQLPEAKQHSLVQDRNLARKMEQERRRREAMTCTIDMNLQSDIMATFEENLE; encoded by the exons ATGCCACCAGAAGAAAGAATAGTGATCCTcaacaaagggaagagaaaaggaaagaaggcagaag AAACTCAGCAGCCCAACCCTGCGACTTCTGCAACTACGCAAAACACAATTCAAAAACAAGCTGAAAGCAGTGAGCAGCCTCCAGTGATGACGCAAGAGCTACAGCAGGTTACGCCAGCTCCTTCCTCTACAGCTCCCCTGACTGCTTTAATGCCAGCTGCAGTCCCTATAACAAAA GCTAAAAAAGGTGTGAAAAGGAAGGCTGACACTACAACTCCTACTACCTCAATATTCAGAGCAAGCAGTGAATCTTCTGCAacatttaatgaaagaaaaactgttaaaacttgcagaggagaaaaggaatGTATGATACCAAATAAGCTTCTGAAGAGGGACTTGCCAGATTCTCAACAGTCACCTAAAATTCTTAAAAAGGTTCAGTTATCAGAACAGCTAAAACATTGTAATGAGAttcttaaagaaatgttttcGAAGAAGCATGCAGCATATGCATGGCCCTTCTTAAAACCTGTGGATGTTGCATCCCTCTCCCTTGGTGAGAACCAAGGGACCACCAAATGCCCTATAGACCTGGGAACCATTAAA AAGAAAATGGACAATTCTGAATATAAAGATACACAAGAATTTGCCACAGATGTAAGACTAATGTTCATGAGCTGCTACAAACATAATTCTCCAGACCATGAAGTAGTTGTTATGGCAAGAAAGCTTCAG GATGTTTTTGAGATGCATTTTGCCAAAATTCCTGATGAACCTCTGTCACAGCCCACAAGAGAAATGACAAAGGCTTATtccagtgagagcagcagtgatgactcttcagaagaaaaaacatctgaAGACTCTGAAAACGAAAGAACAATGCGCCTTGCAAAGCTTCAGGAGCAA CTTAAAGCTGTGCACCAGCAGTTGCGGGCTTTGACCAGAACATCCTTACccagacttaaaaagaaaaaagggaaggctaaaagagaaaaaaggagggacAAGGAAAAAGCTAAGATAAAAAGCCtgattcaaaagaagaaaaatctaaaacataAGAAGAAATCTAAGAAGAAACTGTCTTTAAACAT TCAATCAAAGAAAACCATGCAGCATGTCTTGTTGGCACATAAGTCAGAAGATGAAGATGGTGCCAAGCCTATGAATTATGATGAAAAAAGGCAGTTGAGTTTGGACATAAATAAACTTCCTGGAGATAAGCTTGGGAAGGTAGTCCATATAATACAGTCAAGGGAGCCTTCACTGAGGAACTCTAACCCTGATGAGATAGAAATAGACTTTGAAACTTTAAAGGCTTCAACACTCAGAGAACTAGAGAAATACGTGGCAGCTTCTTTGAGGAAGAGACCAAGGAAGCAGCGTG CTAAAAAACCAACAAAGTCAAAAGAACAACTTAATTTTGAGAAGAAGCAGGAGCTGGAGAAGAGACTACTGGATGTCAATGGTCAGCTAAACCCAAAGAAGCAAAACTTCAAAT TTGAAAATGATACTGAGCCCAGTACTGGACCAAGCCGACTGAgtgacagcagcaacagcagcagctcctctgactCTGGCAGCAGTACTAGCAGTGCTTCTAGCTCCTCAGATAGTAGCGACTCTGAATCGG ttacagaaacacgCTCAAAACAGAAAGGAACCAGGCAGAATTGTCCAATTTCTATGGAACAAGCTAAG AGAATACCATTGTCTTTACAGAGGATGTATTGCAATGCTGTTCCACAAGCACAGCCTTCATCTTCTCTTACTAGTAGCTTGCAAAATCAAGGATCATCTGAAATACAGCAGCCATCTCCCAATGTACTACAGAGGTTTCGGCCTTTACAGAGTAGATCCCTTAAATCATCAGAACAAAATACCCAGTCTCCCGCAG GTATAATCACAGCTGTATCTGCTCTGCATGATGCTCCAGCCCAGCAAATGCTGCAGAGTACTCCAAGGACAAATAAGCCTCTTGTCACCCCATGTACTCATGCTGTACCAGAG GTATCTGATACAACTTCCCAGGTTGTTACTACCCGTTGGACTAAACAAGTTGAGAAAACATTAATAAATCCAGACAAATCAAGTAAACTTCAAAACACTGCCAGTGAGAAAGCTGCTGACTCAAAATCCATAAGTCAAGAACAAA GTCATTCCGACTCACCTAATGATGGTAAAAACACACCAGAGCCAAAATCCCAAGTTCTTCCTCAAAAG GACACAGGAGTTAAGAATATAGATTCTTGGGTAAGCTTATGTAAAAAGATGATGCTTCCAGCTCCAATAAAAACATCTGCCCAGAGCTTCAAACAGTTCAGGAAAGCAGCACTAGAGAAGAGGAGCGAGCAAGCACAGGAGTTAACAAGGCCACTGGTGCAAGCTGAAAGGGAACTCCAAAACCTTCCTCAAGGAAGAGAAAG GGGCCATGAAGGGGCAGGATTGGAAGCCATGGCAGTGAAAGCTTTTGAGGCCCAAAAAGAAGAGTGCAAGAGCAAACAATTGCCAGAAGCTAAACAACACTCTCTTGTTCAAGACCGTAACTTGGCTAGAAAAATGGAACAAGAACGTAGAAGGAGAGAAGCA ATGACTTGTACAATTGATATGAATTTGCAGAGTGATATTATGGCAACATTTGAAGAAAATCTTGAATGA